From the Alphaproteobacteria bacterium genome, the window AAGTCCGGAATATCTTGAAAAATTTGGTTGTCCTCAAACGATTGATGACCTAAATGATCACCGCCTGATTACCTTTGGAACAAATACCATAAGACCCTATAGTGATATCGATTGGTTGTTACGTGTCGGATTGCCTTCTGGAGTAGTCCGTAAGCCGTATCTTAGTATTAATTCATCGAAAGGCGCCAGCCAACTTGCTGAGCAAGGGCTTGGGATTGTTGCCCTTTCGGATGAGTTCCCTCAAATTAAAGAGTTGAATCTTGTCAAGATTTTACCAGATATTCAAGGACCTATTATTGACCTATATTATATTTATCCCCAAATTTTACAAAACTCTAAGCGCGTAAAGGTGTTTGGTGAATATCTCGAAGAGCATATTCCCTTAGAGCATCGAAAAACTCCAAATTACACTTCTTCTCAAAACTCATAACAAATTACCCTGATATGTTCGATAGTGTCCCTTTGAAGCAATCATCGCTTTCTTCATTTTCGTTTAAGCAATTTCAGAATTAGGACATAGTGTCGCGGATGGAGTTGTCTTTCTTCTTAGTCCTATGATTAATTTTCACCTAAAAGATATTTTTAATAAATTGATTTACCAAGATAATATTCACAACTCAGTCTCTATAGCCCCCTACATTAACAACAAAAGACCTTCGTTACGGCTTATTTAATCAATTTATATTAAAATTTAATGATTGATTTGGCAATTGCAACCCGATACAAAAAATCAATCTTAGAACGATTATTGTAGCTTCATAATTAAGGGCTTAAAAGAATGCAATATTTATGCTGTAATTTCAGACATTTTAATAGCATTTTTAAGAATAAAAACAAATAAATGAGTGATGATAAGGAACTCTTTGTATGATACATTCTTTTCAGAATTTATCCAATAAGACCATTCCAAGAGCTGTTATTACTAACGTTCTACCTTCAGTTGATAGAGACCTAGTCGCTGATAAATCACTCAACCGCCTCGCTACCCTAAATAATCAAGGATATATGCTGTCTTATTTGCATAAAATAAGTAGAGCATTTGTTGAATTTTCAAGCATTGCTCCTGGTCCTGTGCTCGACATAGGAACTGCCTATGGCCTGGTTGTCTTAGAAGCTCTTCAAAGAGGAGCTACCGTCATTGCTAATGATTTAGAAATAGAGCACCTGGAAGATCTCCATAAAAGAGTCCCGAAGAGTGATCTTGACCGAATATCTTATGCTGTTGGACAGGTTCCTAGAGAAGTAACCTTTAGTCAAAATAGTCTTGGAGCGGTACTTGCATCTGGCGTTCTGCACTATTTATCACCCCCTGAATTTTCGTTAGCTATTGTAAATATAGCAAGTTGGTTAATACCAGGTGGAAAATTCTTCTTAGCAACCCCAACTCCGTACACTAACTTCTACCATAAATTTTTTCCAACTTTTCTAAAGAGTCATAAACTTAATAAACAATGGCCTGGATATATTGAAGATGCATCCAAAATACTCCCCAGTTTTTTTACAAATGTTCCAAAGACAGTTTATCTCATTGATGAGAAATTCATTACAACAAGTTTAGAAGAGAATGGGTTAAAAGTTGAAAAAATTGGTTTTTTTGATATCAAATTACCAACGACACAATTTAATAAGCAGACAAATGTTTTAGGAGTTATTGCCCACAAGCTTTGAAGCCATCTTTTTAAAAGTGTGAAAAATAGGATATTATGCACTTGGCTGAGTGATGAGTACGTTGGTTTCGATATTCACGGTCGTATAATTCATGACCCCCTGTTATCGGTAGGAATTTTCATACATAACTCAGTTTTGTCTTTGTTGAAAACATCGGCCAATCCTGCCTTCAAATCTTCCATAACTCTGTCTTTATTTGGCAAATCGGTGACGATGTCAGCTAACCAAGTTTCCCATTCTTTTTCAACATTAAGGAGTAGCTTTTCTTGAAACACATCATCAAGGCTATTAAATATAACCCCCTTATGGTCGCACTTTTTCTCAACAAGGGAAGGGACGATGTCTAAATTAAGGGAAGCTCCATAGGTATTGAGGATTTTCCATAAATCATAATAGTCCCTAACACGCGACCGACCCCAACCGCGTTCATGGAGCTTCTTCGCAAACTGAAGAAGGGCTCTAATCTTTTCTGCAAAAATTTCTTCTAAGGGTAGGCTTGTATGACTCCGTCCAGGGTTTCGCCGTAGGGATGGATGATTTTAGAAGCCTTAGGGGGTAAAAGAATGAGCTCACTAAACGATATTTCAGCATAAACTTTCGTATAAAAGTCCCGATGCCATGGTAAGCGAGCCTGAATAGCAAAGGCTTGTTGTCCTTCAGGATGAGGCCGTTTTTCAACGTAGGGCTCACACCTAAAAACAACATTTTCACCGAGAGATTGAACCTTGTTCATGGCAACTTCACAGGCATTTTCCATTAAAGAAGGTAGCGCTTCTGCAATGCGATCATCTTTTGTGCTGAAATCTAGATCCTCTGAGAAGCGGTAGTCTCCAAAATAGCATTTCTTAAGACATGTGCCACCCTTAAAAACGAGGTGCTGGTTCAATTCAGGCACAAGAGTAATACCTTCCAGAATCCATGCTAGGACATAATCCTGCTCAATCTTGTCCCATGGCGCTTTCGTCTTTTCTTTCTGTTCTTGTAAGCGGCTCTTTAATAGCACTAAATGTTCTCCACCAGGTTCCAACGATTGTTATATTTACCATGTCGGCTCCCCGTTACGTCAAGCCGTTGGTAGTAGGGCATGCCCAGAGCCGCTAACTGATCCTGAAGCTCAGGAAATTCCCCCAACTGCTCACAGACCCACCCCAACCGCTTGCAAACAACAAGGGATGTCTGTTTGGCATAATCCAAGAGTTGATTTGGGGATGCCTTATGAAGCCCTCTTTCATAAGCAAATAAAACATCCCTGAACCCCCCACAATAGGCAGGGCTATGTAGCCCATCAATTAACGTTCTTTCGAGGTCAGTAACCTCAATTCTTGCTTCACCAATAAAAACCTGTTGGATGCCCCAATAATTTTTTGGGATGACGCGAATAAAGAAATAGCGCGTATTGTTGAGTTGGTATTCTTGGGTTCGGGATAAGTTAGCTCCTTCATTCCTTGGTACCGTTACATAAATGCGCGACATGACCTGATCTGTTAAACCATGATAAGACATGGCAGACCGATGGCTTATGGCTCCTGCTTTTGCAATTTTTAAGGCAATCTCGTAAGGATGGGGCGGCCCGCCGGGCATAAGTTCGGTAGGTAACGTGTAAAGCCCTTTCCCGAGAGATATAATTTGTTGCTTGGTTGCCATCACACTAAGCATGCGCTTAATGTAGCTTGGAGAAAGCCCTAACCTTGCAAAAATGCCTTCAATGTTCTGCTTTTCAAATATGCGCAAGCCAGACTTTGCAATTTCTTGGATAAATTCAACCCGCATCACCTGCTCCTTTATGTATTGAACATCTAAATAGTAACAAAAAATGATACTATTTGCAACTTAAATACATATTATCTGACAATTGTCGCGTACGTGTCGCAAAGGCCATGCGACACACTCCAGAACTACAAAAGATAAGCCTTCTGCGTTTCCTAAGCCATAATTTAACTTTGTCGCAATGTCGCGCGTGTCGCATAAATATGGAGGTCACAGTTTATTTTGGGGAAGGTGAATGTTTGCTAAGCGCATACTCAATGTTAAGAATTGACGCGTTATTATATTAGCAGCGGTTGCTGCTGCTTACGCTCTGAATTTCGTAAAGCGTCAATGAAGAGGGACGCATAGCGTGCCGGAGTGACTGACTCATTTCAGTCTTTGAAAAGGGAGTAAATGATGAGCAATAAGGTATATCGTGATGCGATCACAGGTCAGTATGTTAGTGAGGAGTACGCAAGGCGTAATCCCAGAACAACTGTCAGTGAAACCATCAAACCAAAATCGAAAGATTCTGGTAACGACAAGAATAAGAAGGAGAAGTAAAGTAATCTAACTTGTTCTTGATTTCTTAATGTAGGCAGCAATCGTCACTTGAAAGCTTGATCTCAAAATCGTCGAAAAAGGTAACTGTATTAGCTTAAGTAACAATTTAAGTAATTTAGAAAAAATTATCTTCCCCTTTTTTCTACCTATTTGCTACCTAGGGCATTTTTTAGATTTGGTGAAATTCTAAGAGACCCTTAGTTTATATGGCGCGCCCGAAGAGAGTCGAACTCCTAACCTCCAGATTCGTAGTCTGATGCTCTATCCAATTGAGCTACGGGCGCGCAATGATCTAAAAACTAACGGATCTGGTGGTTACATGCAAGTAATATTTGAAGAAAATACAAAGGGAATAGGCAGTTGCCTATTCCCTTTGTTGTTTGGGGTTAACCTGGAATTTTTGTCTTAAATCAAAAAAGGGATTCTAAAACAATTTTAGCTTATCAAAAGATACTTCCCCTGTACGTCCCATGTAACAAAATTGTCCTTTGCCTTTCTCAACATCTTTCTCGTCAATCTTAATCATGACTTGAATTTCATGGGGGCGTAAAACTTGTGTAGCGCCAGCAAGGAATGCGGTTGAGCTCTCAGATAAAGCGCCACCACGAATGAACTGCACTTTACCTTTCAAGACACGGTTATCACCAACAAGCTTGATGGAGGCAGAATCGCCCGCCTTCAACTTGCCAAAGTATCTTTCATGTACAGATGTATCAACGAATACCTTTGAGCAGTCCACTAACTCTAGCAGGGGTCTTGTCGTATCTACATGGCTTCCTTTAGAACTAAAAACACGCCAAGACACACCATTAAAGGGCGCGACAACTTTAGCTTCAGACATTCTCTTATAACGAGCTTCTTCAAGCTTTACAGATTCCTTAAGGGCTTGTTCACGAATGCGGGCTTCATTAGTTTTACTTGCTATACTATGTAAGAGCACGGTGAGTTCATCAATTTTTTGTTTTTGATAAGAAACTTCGGTCCGACCATCTAAGTTAATAAAAACACCATTTTGCAAAGATTTGAGTTGCGCCTCCAGACGCTCAATTTCAAGTTTTGTTTGTTCACCACTTTTTGCTGCGCGTTCTGCATTAAAAAATGCGGAGTCGGCTTGATTTTCTGCAACAACCCCTTTGGCATACAGTTTTGACTTTCTCAAATATTCCGCTTTGCTCTCTGAAATGGTGTCTGCTCTTTCTCTTAAAGCTTCTTTAGCACGTTTAATTTCAATTTTTAATCGTTCTTCAACAGATTGGGAGTAGTTATTAAAGCTACTCAAAAGACGACTTTTCGTTTCTTCGATTTTATTTGCTTCTTGCTGCATATAAACAATACGTTCCTGCACACCCTTTAATTCCGTACTCATATCATCTAAACGCCAGCGATCAAATCGAAGATTTTCAACAACGCCTACTGTTTCGCCCGCTTTAACTTCAGTTCCCATAACGGGAGGTCCTTCTTTTAATACGCCTTCAATGGGGGAAGTAATCGAAATGACTGGTGCGCTAACGATAGCAGTAATGCTATAAGTATAAAAAAGATGCGGCAAGTATACAAAGGCAATAATTAGCAATAGAATCACCGCAAATGTAATCCTTGCAATGTGGCCTAATGAAAGTCCCATGGTATTGCCCTCATAAAAAATTATTATACGTACTTAGATAATAGGATGTAATAGTTTATATTTAGTTAATAATTTTGATAATTTTATTAAATTATTTAAAAATTTCAAAATAGATTTATTTATGCTTGTGATTTAATCGCTTTTTTTAGAAGAGAACGAGTGGGGAAGAGAAGGATATAATTTCATATCTACCAAAGAGAATATGGTATTTTCCGCAATGATTAGAAAATCCACAAGTTTGAGATCAAGAGCGGCCAAACCATTGTTTAGATTTTTATACCTTTCGAGATCAATGGAATTAGGTCCGGGGTAAGAGCCAATTTTATGATGTATTAAAACACACCGAGATACGCCAGCTGCTAATATTTCCCTGACAATTTCTCGAAAATAGAACTTTACCTGATTTCCAGAGCCCTTTTTAAATATTGTATCCCTTAATATCCCCTGGTTTTCATCTAAAAATAGTATTCTTAATGACTCTCCGTCAAATTTTGGAGCTGTGAGCAAAAAATAGGAGAGATCTTTAAACTGGCGCCTTGGTTTTAAGGGATATCCTTCAGGTCTGATAATCTCCCTTAACAAGGAATAGACGGTTTTCAAGTGTCGAATGACAACGGGCGTGAATCCTTGGATTCTTTTCAGATTTTCGCTTGATTGTTTTAAGGTGGCTTGAATACTTCCAAATTCGTGAATGGCAGCTTTGCTCATCATTTCTGCTCTGTCATTTTCGCCAAGCGTATAAAGCAATTTTTGGAGTAACTTCTGGTCAGATAGTTTAAAGTTATAGTTTGTAAGATTTTTTAGAGTTCTTTTCTGACTCATCCCTCAAGTCTTTCTATATCCCTAAAAATCTTATGTAATGTTTCCAGGCCGAGTTCTTTTGTTTCATGGTGCGCAATAAACATTTGAGTTGACAAAATGTCACTCAAAATTTCTCGTACGGCAAATTCTTTCTGCAATTTCTTTTTCTTACTTATCTTTTGCCATGTCACAATCTCTTTAATAAATTCTAAAATTCTATCTTTTGATTCATAATCTGCTTCCAACAATGATTGGTAAGTATATATCATCTGATAAATAGTTTGTAAGCTATTGGTTAATTCTACTATTTTGTTGTGAGATAATCTTTCATGTCTGCCGAAAGCCAATGTCATAAAGTTAGGAGAACTTGATGTACGAAAGGAAACGGTAATTCCTTTATAGATATGAAAATCTTCAGCCTCTTTAAAAATTCTTTTTTGGATCGGGGAAATGTTTTTTGAGACACTTTGCCCCCAAATGACAGGTAAAAAGAAATTTTTGAGGTGGACATAGTCGTGCTTATCGTAATTTTGGGATAAATAGTGACTACACCATTCTTCTGGGTATGTTGAAAAAGACCCAAGTTCGCCCTTTTCTAAGTTGAAAAAAGTGAAATAATCATGATCGATGTCTTTGAGGCACATTTGGGAGAATTTTAAGGTGGATTCCATCATGATGCTTATTTTTTCTTTATCAATCCGTTATTATGAGTATATTAAGCCAGATTTAATAGTATTTTAAGAAAAAAAGCACAAATGTCACCTCTCTTAGCGTCACACCTTGTTTTTGATTCGGATCAAGAAACTCTTTTTGAGGTTAGTGAGCTTTCACCTGAGAGTATTTGGAGGTCTGTGCGTATTTATAAGTCACATATGCAACATGTGGCCTCTTACGAGGTTTGGCTTGTTGAGTGGGATGCAATCATGAACAAGGAAAAATTAACTTTTACTAAGACCTTTGAGAACTTTGAAGATGCTAAAATGTTCGGGTTAAACCAATTAAAAGATTTTTGACCTCAAAAAATAACAATTTAATTCAGGGGCAATAATATAATTTCTCTTTTAAAAATATTTTTAGTATAAAACCGTTTACACAAATGGTTTAAGGCTAATTATTTTGTCGGAAATATATATATGCTATGTATTATAAATCCTTATAATAAAAAATTATTTGAAAGAGAGCTAAATGATTTTTTTAAGCTTCGAAAAGTTGTCTTGATTGATCAAAGAGGGTGGACACTCTCCTCTTATGATGGAAAAGAAATAGATGACTATGATCATGACCAAGCACATTACCTGATTTATAGGGCACAACAGACCGGTGAAGTTCTGGGTGGGGTTCGTTTAACGCCCACATTAGCCCCTAATTTAACGCTTGATAAATTCTCGCATCTTATTGACTCCCCCATAGGGTTTACCCCGTCTCAAGAGATATGGGAAAGTAGCCGATTGGTAACGGTTAGGAGACAAGAAACAACTTCCAAAAGAATTTTGAAAGATATAACGCTCTCATTGTTTATTGGTATGGTTGAATATGGGCTGTATCAGAATATTCATTCCCTTCTTATGCTAACAGAAATACGCTTAGAGAGAATAGGGCGGATGGTGCAATGGCACTTAAAGCGTCTCGGACCGGTGGAAGTGGTGGGAAATACATTTGCTGTCGTGGGGCTGGCGGACGTATCTGAAATGACAAAAAAACATATACGAGATAGTGGTAATTTTTGGAAGCCTGTATTTTGGCAACAAAACCACAACTCTTTCAAAAACCTCTCTCCTTAAGGGGGAGAGGCATAATTTTATAATTATTTAAAGACTATAAACTTGAATCAATATCATTTTGTGCGGGTATATTATTGGTAATTGTATTAAGAGCAACTCTTGTATACCTAGGGTTAAAGTTTTTCAGTTGACTTAAATGTTCCTCTATACGCTCTTGAAGAGCATACAACATTGCTTTTGAACCCGTTTTGTCGACACAAGGAAATAATTTAAAGCTAAAAGGTCGACACCAAGGCCAAGATACCGGTGCACCAACTTCAAGCCAACTACCAAACTTGGTTAGATAGAAATCAAAATTTTGTGCCGTTGCTGGCCAAACGGTGCCCATAAGAAAAGTGGAGATTAAGAAGGTTTGAAGAGGAACATTAGTGATTCCATACGTTTGTGCTAATAACTTTGTTAAATATTCTTCTAAGGTTATGTTGAAATATATTAGTGTACTCCATCGGGCAATAAGAGGGAAAACGCGATCAATACAAGAACCAGCTATGTAACTTAAGCCACTGGAATCTGATCCACAACTTATCTGCGACCGATAGAGGAAAAAAATTGTTGAAGTTCTTTAACTGTTAAGGGAATTTCTCGTATGCATGAGGCTTCAAGGAATAATAAGGAAAGGGCCGTTGTTACACCACCGACTGTCTTAGCAACGATTGGTGAAGCCCCACAAATTTCAGCGGCTTGTTCAACGAGGGCAAAGGTTATCAAAGGTTTTAGGACAAGGCTTGATATTTGTAAAACGGGTCCGAGAGTATTGGCTGCTACCGTGCTTACCCGTGCCCATGATTTTTGAAAATAACTCAACTTGTCTGCCGCTTTTACCTCCCCTAAAAGAACTTCTTCAAATTTGTACTGTGGAGCCGATTCTCCTACATTACTTATAGCGCGACCCGCTTCGGGACCCGACTCCTCCTGCTGCCCGAGGGGAGCTAATAAATGTTGTCTTTCGCCATCTTGTACACTCCCAGTTGCCGCAATTTGTTTTTCATATATATTAAATGCTTGTCCCACAGCTCTAACCTCGGGTGTTAACCCCTTGTCTTGAATAAGAAGCATGGTCTCTTGGCCGAGTTTAAGAATTCTCTCTTGCTCTTCTCTTTCTTCTTTTGTTCGAGTTCCAATATAAGGAATATCATTTGGATTATTGCTTGGACCAAAGATGGCAAGTTTGAGGGCTGCTATAGAACAAAACCCCATTACCAATCCCCAAGGGGTTACAGGCCCCCAATGGACGTTTCCCCACGTATCAACTTTATCTTCTAAAGCCAGAAAATAACCAAGCATTAAACCTGACCAAAAAGCCACTTGCGTAATTTTCGTTGGAAGACTGTAAATTAACCGCTCCAGTCTGGATTTCTGACGCTCGTTAGTAATAAGTTGTGCAGCCAATATTTCTGGTGTTAGTCGTTTTAAACCGTTAACAACACCATCAAAAGTTGCCTTACTACCCACGCCTACAGGTATCAACGCTACACCAGCAACAATGACCCATACCAAAGAACTATCTTGCGGCACATTATTTAACAGCCCCAAAAGAAAAAGACTTTCCATGCCGCTGGGAATAAGAGATTGAGCACTTAAAACTGAGGCTAAAGCTGCTGCAACCCCTGCAGCGGCTTTAGTTCCTTGTTCGGGCAGATTACCTAAATTTCGTACTGTATTTCTTAGAGCATTTTCAATCTTAGTTTTGTCTGTTTCATTTGTAATATTTAATGCAGTCTGAATGGGTAATTCTCCCCTATGATTTTGGGGGTATTGAAGGTGAGGGTCTTCATCATCAAGCGCACTACAGGGAAAAGTTGAAATGAGGGATAATACTAAGAAAAGACAAAAAACAAATTTTTTACCCTGTAGCATATTGATTTCCTCTTTTTTTCTTATGACTTAGTGGTTTTTTAACTCTACCCTTCTTTATGTAATATCAAGTTTGAGAAGGGGAGATAATGATAGTTAAACCATAATCATTTTAGCTAATTGTGGCAACAAATTTCAGCAAATTAATGATTAAATAACTTTAAGATTTAACTAATTGAATTTATATAATAATTATTATTTTTCTTTTTGAGGGGTAAAAAATACATTATCGGTATTTTTATAACTTTTTAATAGGTTAGACGGAATGTTGTTCCATCTGTAATCTTGCTTCGTAAGATGGCGTAAATTGCCAAGAGCGGGTAATTGAGTTAGTAGATTGCCAGATAAGTCAAGACGTGAGAGACGAAGGCAATTTAAAAGAAGCTGTAAATTAGATTGATTTGTTAAGGCATTGTTAGCCAGGTTGAGACATTCTAAATCGGTAAATTTAAGATTTTGATCAGATGTAAATAAACCGCTAAGAGAATCCAATTTATTACCGGTTATAGCGAGGTGAGTTAATCTGGGGAGACGGGGTAAGTCAGCAAGAATTTGGGGTCGTTTATTATTGTCTAATGTTAAATCCCCAAGGTTTACAAATTGCCCCAATCTACTTAAAAACTCTGGGGGCGGGCAAAAATTTGTAATTTCTAAGCGCTTGAGACTGGGCGCAAGATTGGTCACATTATGAAAAGCAAGTGTATATGGAACAGTCCCCTCAGGAAAACCAAATTTTAAGGCAAAAAGTACCTTAAAAGCTATGGCTCTTGGGGCATAGGGTGATTGTATCATAGCGAAGACTTTATCACTAAGAGATACATGTCCTTCATTTCTTAAACTCAGCGTTTTATTCCAATGATTTTCGCCAAGACGGTGTAAAAGAGAAATCAAGAGATCTAAGTCGCAATGTGTTTGCTGAACACGTTCTCCTAATCTGCGTATCAGAACATCTCCCTCACCTAAAAGTTCATCTTCTCTCTGAATACAGGGACCATCAGGGGTATTAACGAATTGCGCTAGATTTGGTAAGGGAACAAGATTCGCATAACTATCTATAAGTAATTGAGGGTTAGGAACTTCACCCGAAGTAATTTTACCCCTCAAACTATGAAGGAAATTAGGAGAAATTAAAAGTCTGATATCTGGCCAGCCTTGCCCCCGACTTTGATTGTTTAAAAAGTCTGTCAATAAACCAGGGACCGGACTTAAACGTGGATGGGCGTGACAAAAAGTATTACTGACATCGAGACTTTGGAGTTGAGTAAGTACATGCAATGGGCGTGGGTTATGAAGAGGATTATTGCCAATGTTTAAAGTGGTCAGAGAACTTAAACTTCCCAGAAGCTGCATAACACTATCTAAGGATCTTAACTGGTTGCTGCTAATATCAAGCTCTGTTAACCGAGTTTCAGCGCTCAACGGTTGTTGGAGGTAACCTGTTCTTGCGTGTAAAGCGACACAATCACTTAAAAGTCTTACATCACCTGCAGTTCCTGAGACTGCAAAACTATTACTTTGGGGTCTTGCCAATGTAATGGCTTTACCTGCGCGCAATGTTAGGGCCATTTGTAAAATGGGGAGGGGGGCCTGCAATCCTAAAAGTCCCTCGATAATATTACCATGGCTCCATAAATTAGGACTAATTCTATTAAGATTAATATGAAATGACCGAACAATATCTAAAACGTCTGAAACAATTTCGGGAGCATGGTCTGCAGGAACAAAACGCCTTAAAACCTCTGTTACGGCCTCATTGAGCCTCATGGGAGGGGAGTTTTCATCCTGCTCACGTGCATTATCCCACTTATCTAGGAAAGATTGAACGTTTGATTGGGGTGAGAGTCTATAAGTTGTATCTAAGTCTGACTCTTTGCCTTCAATAGGGTTCAGATCTTTAAGATTTTTTCGTTTTATGCGCTTAAGAAGAGTATCTTCGGGTTCTCTACGCTTGCGCATGTAATCAAGAAGCCCATCTAAAGTTTCCTGATGTCTGTTTGCTGGGTTTTTTGGTGACTTCGTACTGAAAGATCTTAACATTCTTTGGTTCATATAACAAATGGCAGGATCGACAGTTGAAAAAATGTCTTCAAATGTTAGACATTCGTTAGAGGCAGCCAGTGTTTGAAGTCGAGTAAATTTTTTTAAAATAGAAACAATTAGCCAAGGATGAAATTGGATTTCAGGTGTGTGAGTTTTTAGTCCATTAAACCATTTCAATAAAAATAGCGGTACCACATGGTTTGCAAGGGTTGATCTAACTCTTCTCGAAAGAGATTCAGAAGAATGCAATAGGGTTACGCAGGCTTCAGACCAGGATAGTAGATAATGATCCCCAACTTTTATATGAATTTCCCATGGACCCCGTATTCCCAGTTGATTTGAAGCAAAACCCAAAGAGCCGGGATCTCGATCAGGGAGATTAGCAAGATTATCTAAACTATTATAAGAAGGTAAGAGCAACAAGTCACATACCGCCGTTAATAGCATATTTTCTTCTGGGCTTGATTCACTATATTTAGACCCCCGCATTAAGGCTCGAAATAAAAAACCAGGTATTTTTGATGTAGGGGAAGTTACGGCATTTAAGTTTAAAGATAGTATTGATGATCTTTTGACTCTGCTGCTTACTGCTTGAGGTTTGAGGAGAACACCTGCGTCACCCAGCGCAATATTATAATTCTTTCTTACGCTGGATTGGGCATTACGTAAAGCTTTCGCTTTTTCTTTTGCTGTGAAACCTTGAGTTACCATAAAATCCAATATGGCGGGTGGAATGATAAGAAAATGTTTGTCTGCAATATCTTTTAAATGGGTATACCAACTTCGATTACAATGTGGGGGTAGTTCTCCAATACTGCACAATTGTCCAATAATGGCAAGTGTTGCAGAGTTTTCCATTGATGATAAATTGGCTCTTACGCACAAATCCTGGGCCAGCGTGGCAACAGGATGTGTCTTTTCTAAAACCGCAGCGACATAATCGGGTAATCTTGTTTGGAGAACAGGGGTAGATTCCCAAGATACTGTTGAGGGGGCTAGAGGATTTTCAAGGGCTAATGTTTCATAAAGATATTTTCTTTCCGCAGCATCTGATAATTCGCTATAGGCCTTATAACTTATTTTTGCTGTAAAAAAACCTGTACGATTGGCCCAATTAAAATACTTTCTATAAAAAGGTTGTAACTTTTCAGGTACGCTTGCTCTTAAAATATCTTCAAATGTTAAAAGTTTAACATCTTCTCCTGACTCTTCTTCGTCATTTTCTTCATCATTTTTTGTAGCACTTCCTAAAGCCTTTCTTGCAGCCTTTTGAAAAGCCTGTCTGTTGCGTTTAGCCGCGCTAAGGCATAGTTCAGTTGTCTGACGAATCCAATTCAATTCCTGTGAAGAATAAGGGGGATTTTCTCCCAATGCTTCCATTTGTCCGCAAATGGCTTTCAATTGATTTGTTTGTACAGGCATAAACTTTTTAAAGAATTTTATAGGGTAATTATTCCCGATCTTTTTTTCGGCTCTAGCTTTAAAAACTTCATAAATAACTGCCTCCTGGGGCTCTAAAACTTTATGAAGCTGGGCATAAGTAATAGTAGGATTCTTCAGTAAGTCAACCATTCTATGAAATCTGGAGATTAAACG encodes:
- a CDS encoding leucine-rich repeat domain-containing protein, producing MRILAFIFIFFTHSILASQDFEQLYAHRTLKAEKAIEDLQKEVITSLSAKIDTAREVQKKIHEKLTRLETSPPATSDPFRDEFMPHVALIVPPEQCFTEQQAQALSGSLSLENLRPLSDKIAPLKQCGEKWEAIVAHAETIHTVVNQMIWFQAEWDRFFEKISTQLADFKLTPSDLKEIFDQFLYFHNQLSHFRESQERLNRELATTQASMPETLAYLETTQKELMIIYENRAKLLWEILWESFNKLVPESSIPQNYSDLSNANYKDYFLDNHNPIKTALDKLTKSAPAELPAFSQAISTPRDSNTPIGTPRFSSFTQAFAASPRSSPAPDDTAPLGLVRSSSTSSKAVTASPTSLQYASSEPRLVMSRRHSTAPRTSLSTRQQFDNDDDNGQYDVEKSSSLPASDKIAQKENSPEIRVLRDGSEKNQIFIAKFKAAFEKSETWGEKRRRFKEKFNYLRNIKFILDPLDEYFGHCNSFKESLMTSSDKTRELLLPPAHLLMHSQPLRRIPQTVAYKVCSLKSNGPLCFGVPEKAEQSTVALIHTRDGLQYSVRETYPSQIDQKIALEILEALFGIQSAPSLFLAIENIRTIKPPKSLGNRKQADVCLDYLGHQDEWPVRYSHNFVMAQRTPSSLSLHAWWAQVCNAEKSVNELCPRSYGQATLFSVLTQSKVASIDYVLEPQEGKLALKRVGFTPFQCPAFQNYQDDDQSEVRDSHLFVGHNALYLLPGAYEVIPEEVKRDFTNNNIELICANWLQTLTEYHITLSKLTQDYGLNNIQDELANDIDQDLSVARALGLSMLFPPHSIDRLISRFHRMVDLLKNPTITYAQLHKVLEPQEAVIYEVFKARAEKKIGNNYPIKFFKKFMPVQTNQLKAICGQMEALGENPPYSSQELNWIRQTTELCLSAAKRNRQAFQKAARKALGSATKNDEENDEEESGEDVKLLTFEDILRASVPEKLQPFYRKYFNWANRTGFFTAKISYKAYSELSDAAERKYLYETLALENPLAPSTVSWESTPVLQTRLPDYVAAVLEKTHPVATLAQDLCVRANLSSMENSATLAIIGQLCSIGELPPHCNRSWYTHLKDIADKHFLIIPPAILDFMVTQGFTAKEKAKALRNAQSSVRKNYNIALGDAGVLLKPQAVSSRVKRSSILSLNLNAVTSPTSKIPGFLFRALMRGSKYSESSPEENMLLTAVCDLLLLPSYNSLDNLANLPDRDPGSLGFASNQLGIRGPWEIHIKVGDHYLLSWSEACVTLLHSSESLSRRVRSTLANHVVPLFLLKWFNGLKTHTPEIQFHPWLIVSILKKFTRLQTLAASNECLTFEDIFSTVDPAICYMNQRMLRSFSTKSPKNPANRHQETLDGLLDYMRKRREPEDTLLKRIKRKNLKDLNPIEGKESDLDTTYRLSPQSNVQSFLDKWDNAREQDENSPPMRLNEAVTEVLRRFVPADHAPEIVSDVLDIVRSFHINLNRISPNLWSHGNIIEGLLGLQAPLPILQMALTLRAGKAITLARPQSNSFAVSGTAGDVRLLSDCVALHARTGYLQQPLSAETRLTELDISSNQLRSLDSVMQLLGSLSSLTTLNIGNNPLHNPRPLHVLTQLQSLDVSNTFCHAHPRLSPVPGLLTDFLNNQSRGQGWPDIRLLISPNFLHSLRGKITSGEVPNPQLLIDSYANLVPLPNLAQFVNTPDGPCIQREDELLGEGDVLIRRLGERVQQTHCDLDLLISLLHRLGENHWNKTLSLRNEGHVSLSDKVFAMIQSPYAPRAIAFKVLFALKFGFPEGTVPYTLAFHNVTNLAPSLKRLEITNFCPPPEFLSRLGQFVNLGDLTLDNNKRPQILADLPRLPRLTHLAITGNKLDSLSGLFTSDQNLKFTDLECLNLANNALTNQSNLQLLLNCLRLSRLDLSGNLLTQLPALGNLRHLTKQDYRWNNIPSNLLKSYKNTDNVFFTPQKEK